The Anaerohalosphaeraceae bacterium genomic sequence GAAGAAGCCGCCCGTCAGAAAGGCCACGGGAACAAACGGGTTCTGAATGCCGTAATAAGACAGCACTCCAAAGATAAGAAACAGCACGACAAACACAACGGCCACAACTTTATATTGTCGTTTCAGATAAGCATAGGCGCCCTCCTGAACGTATGTGGCGATTTCAATCATTCTTTGGTTGCCGGCCGGTGCTGCCATTACCTTCTTGTAAAAATAGACGGCAAAGACCAGCGCCAGAATCGCGCAAACCAAAGCGCCCAAAGGAGCAAACCACTCCAAACCTGCCCCTGCGGCAGGTGCACCTTCCGCGGCCCAAACCGGTGCTGAGGTGAGCATCAGCATCAGGGCCGCCCCGACTGTCCAGAATGTACTTTGTGTTTTCACCTGTTCATCCTTTCCAGAATCTGTATCATAATTGTATGAAAATTGTAAACAGTGTATCGGTTTTTGAGGGTTTTTCAACCCCCAAATTCGAGGTTTCCCGGTCCGTTTTCTTTCGCTTGGATTTCAAAAGATTTCGGACTATCTTTTACGTGTGGTAATCCGCATTAATCGTTATGTATTCACGACTTAAATCGCATCCCATGCAGAAATCGCTGTAGATGCCTGCGCCCAGATATACCGTGATAGTATGTTCTTTCTGGGCGATAATCCGCGAGACCTTTTTGGGATCGAATCGTGCGGGTTGACCGTTTCGAAATACAGTAATTTGCCCAATTTTACAAGTTAATTTTTCCGGATTTAACCGAACACCGCTGGACCCGACGGCACAGATGATCCGTCCCCAGTTTGGGTCTGCTCCGTGCACCGCACATTTGACCAAATCATAGTTGGCGACTGCACGGGCGGCCTGACGGGCTTCAGCTGCCGAAGCTGCTCCCTCAATAACGACTGTAAACATTCGGGTCGCCCCCTCCGCATCCAGGGCCATCTGCCGGGCCAGGTCCAGGCACAGCTCCGTCAGTGCGGTTTCGAATCGGCGATAGGCTCCGTCCTGTTTCTGAATCATCCGATTGCCCGCCAGACCGGAGGCCAGAATCATCGCCGTATCGTTGGTGCTCTGGTGCCCGTCCACCGTCAGCCGGTTCAGCGATTGGTCCACGGCTGTGCGGAGCGCTTTCTGCAGAAGCGGTTTGCGAATAGCCGCATCCGTCGTCAGAATGCAAAGCGTCGTAGCCATATTCGGTCCAATCATTCCGGCCCCTTTGACGGTTCCGGCCAGCGTCACGGTTTTTCCGTTAAGGTTGACGGTTCGAACGGCGTTTTTGACTTTTGTGTCTGTTGTCAGAATGGCCCTGGCAAAATTCATTCCGGCCCCGACCCCGTTACCCAGGCGGTCGGCGGCTTTCCGAATCCCCTCGCAGACGGTTTGAATCGGCAGGGGATGTCCAATGATGCCCGTGGAGGCAATCAGAACCTGTTCCGGGTGAATGTGCAAATGTTCAGCACTGGTTTGACACATCTTTTCGGCGTCGGCAATCCCTTTTTGCCCTGTGCAGGCGTTGGCGTTGCCGCTGTTGATGACCGCCGCAAAAGTTCGGGCACTTCGAGCGTGTTCCCGACAAACCGTTACCGCCGCCGACACAATTTTGTTCGTGGTAAAGACGGCCGCCGCTGCTGCACCGGCCGGACAGTACAGCAGGGCCAGGTCCGGCCTGCCGCTGGCCTTAATGCCGCAATGCAGCCCGGCAGCCAGAAACCCTTTTGGGGCCGTAATCGTTTTGTTTGCCATTGTTCTGTCCTTTTTGCAGATTTTAAAATAATTGCTTTTTCCCAATTATTATAATTATCTTGACGGGAAAGTGAATGAATGTCTACCTTAAATTGTTCCTGGTTTTCTTCTTTTGAGATCCTTGCTCGGATAGAAAGTCCTTATCACAGCAGTCTGGGGTAACGGGACGGGACAGATTTATGGTACAGTATCTTTGGCTTATTCCGCTTGGATGGTGTCTGGGAACGTTGGGCACCCTGATAGGGGCGGGCGGCGGTTTTATTTTGGTGCCCGTTCTGCTTCTGCTCTATCCCCATGCGGCCGCGGAAACCCTTACCAGCATCTCGCTGGCTGTTGTTTTTTTCAATGCTTTATCGGGTTCTTGGGCGTATGGACGGATGAGATGTATCGACTACAAATCCGGTTTGTGGTTTGCTGCTTCTGCGGTGCCGGGCGCGATTCTCGGCGCATTGACTACGGATTATATTCCGCGACGGCCTTTTAACGGGATTTTTGGTTCCTTGATGCTCATTTTTGCAGTCTATTTGTTATTCTGTCGAATTCGTGAAGAAAAACCTGCCGCGGACAGCTCCGGGAAATCTCCAAAGGATAATCCAATTCCGCAGAAGAACTCCGGTCCAGCGGTTTCCTATAACCTTCAATATGGAATGGGATTAAGTTTGGTGGTCGGGTATCTTTCAAGCCTGCTGGGCATAGGCGGCGGGATCATTCATGTGCCGATTTTGGTCCGGTTTTTGAAATTTCCTGTCCATGTAGCTGTGGCAACTTCTCATTTTATTCTGGCTGTCACGGCTTTCACAGGGACGATGGTGCATATTGCGGCGGGTTCTTTTGCACAAGGAGGTGTCCGCCGAACCTTATGTCTGGCGGTAGGAGCCCTGATTGGAGCACAGTTCGGAGCGGCAATGGCTCCTCGGGTGCGGGGGGTATGGATTATTCGCGGTTTGGCGATTGCCCTTTTTTTTGTCGGGATTCGTCTGCTGGGAATGGTATTTTAATTTTCCTTTCCGGGCGGTCAGTTTTTCTTGGATAAGGAAACTCGTTTCAAAGGTTGGATGTCTGGCGGGAGACGCCTCTGTGGGGAGAAAAATCCGCATGGTAGAACTGCTCTCATGGGGCCGCTCACTCAGAGAATATAAGTTGTTTCCGAGTCGTTCCTTTCCGGAGCGATTACCGGCCTCTGCCTGCTGACAGACGCCGATGGAAGTCAAAAGTCGCGGCAGACGAATTCCCCGCGTGCTTGCACTCGGCAAACCCATTGACAATATAGGAAAGCAATTGGATCCACAGTTATTTTTTAAAGACATCCTCTATTACATCCAGGGCAAATCGGGCGGCTACGGTCCCCGGACCGCCTGACATCTCAATCCCAACCTCTATGGCCTCCAGAACCTGTTCCTGAGTATGCCCTGCCTTGGCAGCCTGCTCGATATGCCACTGCATGCAGGACTCACAGTTTATGGATACGGAGATCCCTACAGCAATCAGTTCTTTGATTCCTTTGGGTAAATGACCGTCCGTATAGGTTGCCTGCTCCATTTCTATAAATTTTTCATATACTTTTGATTTCATCGAAATCAATTTTGTGTGTGAAGCCTTGCGTTTCTGACTCAACTCTTCGAGTTTCTTCATGGATTCTCCTTTTTTGTGTTGGCAGATGGCGAGTGGATTACAGAATCGTTCTTTCCTTCGATCGCCGGTCTTCCAGGGATTCAGGTCCGTTGGTCAAAATTCCCTCGATAGCCAGGTTTCGGAAGGGCCCGGACGGGTCATAAAAGGTTTGGTTCAGGTCCACAAGATTCAGAATCAGCCCTTCCTGATGTTCCGGACACTGAGCGATGATTCGACCGTCCGGCTGGATAAAGCAGGACGGATATGGACAATACCAGCCGCAGGAGTTGGACATGCTCACCCAAAAGCCGTTGTCTGCCGCATTCGCCTGCATTGTCTGCCGCATAATCTCCGAATGAATGCTCGGTCCCTGCTGGCGGGCATTATAAAAGGATTGAAAAACCACCTTGACCCCTTCCTTATATAACGCCCGGTACAGCTCCGGAAACCGAAGGTCAAAACAAATTAGCAAAGAACATTTTATCCCGTGAATGTTAAAATAGACAAAATGGTTGCCGGGTGTGTAGTGCTTCAAATCCCATTCCGTGCAGAAACGCTTATCATATCGGTCTGCAATTTTCCCTTCCGGGCTGATTAAGTAGAGACTGTTATGTGGTTTATTGGGGGCAGTCAGCCGATGGCTTGAGCCCAGCACCACCCAAAGTTTTAACTTGCCAGCCAGCGCCAGAAGGTCCAGCATCTTGCTTTTCAGCAGGTCCCAGTCAAAGTTTTCAAAAGACTCAAAGTCCACACTCGCATAGCCGCTGAGGGCACATTCCGAAAAGTGAGCGATGTCAGCTTTTTCCCGGGCGGCTGCTTCCATCAGCGAGGCAATATGGGCGGCATTGGCGGCAATATCCGCACAAACCGGAAACTGACAGGTGGCAATCCGCAGCTGACCTGAATTCATCGTTTCTCGCCCGGACAATTCCGAATAAAAAGTGCTTGCGTTGGACTCCGAAATCCTCAAAACTGGCTGACTGACTGGAAATACCCTATCATTCAGCAGGATGAAATCAAGGAAAAACCGTTCTGGAGTCGGTCCGACGGCTGGAAAGGATAAGTCAATGGAAACCGGATTTTCTGTAGTGCTTCCTCCTTGGATGCAGGGTTTTCTGC encodes the following:
- the argJ gene encoding bifunctional glutamate N-acetyltransferase/amino-acid acetyltransferase ArgJ; translated protein: MANKTITAPKGFLAAGLHCGIKASGRPDLALLYCPAGAAAAAVFTTNKIVSAAVTVCREHARSARTFAAVINSGNANACTGQKGIADAEKMCQTSAEHLHIHPEQVLIASTGIIGHPLPIQTVCEGIRKAADRLGNGVGAGMNFARAILTTDTKVKNAVRTVNLNGKTVTLAGTVKGAGMIGPNMATTLCILTTDAAIRKPLLQKALRTAVDQSLNRLTVDGHQSTNDTAMILASGLAGNRMIQKQDGAYRRFETALTELCLDLARQMALDAEGATRMFTVVIEGAASAAEARQAARAVANYDLVKCAVHGADPNWGRIICAVGSSGVRLNPEKLTCKIGQITVFRNGQPARFDPKKVSRIIAQKEHTITVYLGAGIYSDFCMGCDLSREYITINADYHT
- a CDS encoding sulfite exporter TauE/SafE family protein, with the translated sequence MVQYLWLIPLGWCLGTLGTLIGAGGGFILVPVLLLLYPHAAAETLTSISLAVVFFNALSGSWAYGRMRCIDYKSGLWFAASAVPGAILGALTTDYIPRRPFNGIFGSLMLIFAVYLLFCRIREEKPAADSSGKSPKDNPIPQKNSGPAVSYNLQYGMGLSLVVGYLSSLLGIGGGIIHVPILVRFLKFPVHVAVATSHFILAVTAFTGTMVHIAAGSFAQGGVRRTLCLAVGALIGAQFGAAMAPRVRGVWIIRGLAIALFFVGIRLLGMVF
- a CDS encoding carboxymuconolactone decarboxylase family protein, encoding MKKLEELSQKRKASHTKLISMKSKVYEKFIEMEQATYTDGHLPKGIKELIAVGISVSINCESCMQWHIEQAAKAGHTQEQVLEAIEVGIEMSGGPGTVAARFALDVIEDVFKK
- a CDS encoding carbon-nitrogen hydrolase family protein, which produces MNSGQLRIATCQFPVCADIAANAAHIASLMEAAAREKADIAHFSECALSGYASVDFESFENFDWDLLKSKMLDLLALAGKLKLWVVLGSSHRLTAPNKPHNSLYLISPEGKIADRYDKRFCTEWDLKHYTPGNHFVYFNIHGIKCSLLICFDLRFPELYRALYKEGVKVVFQSFYNARQQGPSIHSEIMRQTMQANAADNGFWVSMSNSCGWYCPYPSCFIQPDGRIIAQCPEHQEGLILNLVDLNQTFYDPSGPFRNLAIEGILTNGPESLEDRRSKERTIL